One window from the genome of Roseomonas haemaphysalidis encodes:
- a CDS encoding 50S ribosomal protein L23, with protein sequence MSREMMYQTILSPLVTEKAAGLGEQGQVSFKVLLSATKPEIKASVETLFGVTVVAVNTSVVKGKTKRVRGREGVRSDWKKAVVRLAEGQSIDLTTGLA encoded by the coding sequence CTGTCGCGCGAGATGATGTATCAGACCATCCTCTCGCCGCTGGTGACGGAGAAGGCGGCCGGCCTGGGCGAACAGGGCCAGGTCTCCTTCAAGGTCCTGCTGAGCGCGACGAAGCCGGAGATCAAGGCTTCGGTCGAGACGCTGTTCGGGGTGACGGTGGTCGCCGTGAACACGTCCGTCGTGAAGGGCAAGACCAAGCGGGTGCGCGGCCGTGAGGGCGTGCGCTCCGATTGGAAAAAAGCGGTCGTCCGCCTGGCCGAAGGCCAGAGCATCGACCTGACGACGGGGCTCGCTTAA